In Quercus robur chromosome 11, dhQueRobu3.1, whole genome shotgun sequence, the following proteins share a genomic window:
- the LOC126705002 gene encoding S-locus-specific glycoprotein S13-like, translating into METLALHSFFYCLIAFSSTMLQFCIAADTISPGQTVSGIQTLVSSDQVFELGFFSSGNNESWYLGIWYKKTPGVLVWIANQNSPVTDPSGVFTISSNGTLVLLNQSNHTIWYSNPSRPAHIPVAQLLGSGNLLIDNVTSTSESYLWKSSDYPINTWLPGMLIGKDMSNGLN; encoded by the coding sequence ATGGAGACACTTGCTCTTCACTCATTCTTTTATTGTCTCATTGCTTTCTCATCAACCATGTTGCAATTTTGCATTGCAGCTGACACCATAAGTCCAGGGCAAACAGTTAGCGGTATCCAGACCCTAGTTTCCTCAGACCAAGTTTTTGAGCTAGGCTTCTTCTCCTCAGGCAACAACGAGAGCTGGTACTTGGGTATATGGTACAAGAAGACCCCGGGCGTACTTGTGTGGATAGCGAACCAGAACAGCCCAGTCACAGATCCTTCTGGAGTTTTCACCATCAGCAGCAATGGAACACTTGTTCTTCTGAACCAAAGCAACCACACTATCTGGTATTCAAATCCATCCAGGCCAGCACATATTCCAGTTGCTCAACTTTTAGGTTCTGGTAACCTTCTTATAGACAATGTAACTTCAACCTCCGAAAGCTATCTGTGGAAGAGCTCTGATTACCCAATAAACACGTGGTTACCAGGCATGCTGATAGGAAAGGACATGAGCAATGGTTTAAACTGA